Within the Amaranthus tricolor cultivar Red isolate AtriRed21 chromosome 15, ASM2621246v1, whole genome shotgun sequence genome, the region TAAACCTTAGAATCCCTTAtattaaccaattcaacatctTTTCCATCAGAAACCCTTGATTTCAAACTCCTAACAGGCAATAATAAAGGTTTTTCACTAACCCCATATTTATCATCATCAAGATTAGAATTTTGTTTAGCAACAACAAGTTTAGGTTCATTTCTATGATATTGAGAACTCCAAGTTTGAatcttgttaatattattatcatcacACCCAGTTGGACTAtcaacttcatcatcaaaaacagAAGGAACCTGAAGCAATCTAGTCATATAATTCTGAGCATTATCAAATTTAGAGTTATTTTCACACTCTAAATCATCATTTTTACGGCTAAATAAACCATAAGAAACAGCAATTCCAACAAATATTAAGTGAAGAAGCTCCCACCATCTTGAAAAAATTGATGGGTTATCAACATTAGGAGCTTCTGAAGGGAAAAATGGCATAATAACAAGGAAAAGTGTGACAATTATGGCTTTGAAGAGGAAATTAGAGTAAAACTTACTtgggttctttttgttttgagtattTGTTGCTAAAGAATTGACCTTTTGAGACTTTGTGTATGATCCTCCATCTGCCATTGATGAACAACAAAAACAGAGGAAGATGAGAAAATTTTGGAATGAAGGAAACTTAAAGGGCTGAAGATAGAAcgaaagaaaggaaaaaaagggTTATGTGTAAAGTTTTAGGAAGATGGGAGATTAGTCTTAAGATCTTGCTTTGTTCTTTTCTTTTGGTTTTAAGGAGAGTATGCTTAGTGGGTAATGGGTATTGACGCCATGGGAATTTCATACCTTTTGTTTTGTCTATTCTATTGTTGAGTTCTTGTAGTACaaaaattcctttttttttccaagTCGCAATTCAGCCAAGAAACCGGCTCTTATTTGTCATGTCCTATCCAAAAATATAGTCTCTTCTATTCATCTTATAGTCTCATTTAATTGaatatatttgttatttatCAATGTAATAATTGtatcattattatttctaattatgtattattaacaatttaaaaatttaatattaataatctttacattgaaacgaatcaaaaaGATTTGACTATATTATACTACaagttaagaataaaatataaattatgagtgattaattaacaatattaaaaattaaatgagattaaTAGCTTGAATAAGTATATAAAATTCTTTTGGGTTAAATGAGGTGGAGAGTATCTATGGTGAAAAATAAGTGCTTGAATAGATATTAGTTAACCAAATATTTATAACTATATAGGTGTTATATATTTAGCTATTTAATTAGCTATGTAATAATGTTGGTAACGCTACAAGTTGAGAAATATGTATGAGAAATTATAAAGTGttacttttgatttttgaaatattataaattgtaTCATCAAactcaatatataaaatatcaataaaaagagaaataaaaattacataaaaataaaatttatagaaCACTATCAAAGTATAATCCTTTCAAATCAATTATTATGTAGATAACAATTAGGATATGTATCTCGATGTTAGAGTTCAATTCAAAGTTTATCGACCCTTCGTTTTGAACCATACCTATATTTAATGTCcttattattaattaagttgacaattgtcttatttttcaGAGTtgctaataattttatttttattcgtCATATTTATAAGCTATATTTTTAATAGTGAAAATAATATCCActtgtttctttattttcttctctCTTATAATATAATCGgcataatttactttttttatgttattatttcAACAATTAAACTATTTTCTatcattaaattttatcttaattaaaatatatagtattttctcatgtatgattttaaatttaattctgGATAGCACTTCTTACTTCTTTACGTTGTATTGTAAAAGTATGGTATATTAGAAGTAGTTAAAGAAGCATATAGGTAGCGTAGGGGTGGTCAAGGAATCAGGATTCATCTTTTGGGTGCCTACGCTTACCTTTTCATGTGGATGCAACTATAATTAACATTTTAACCTTCTAAGTTCTACCTTAATTATTAAGAATAGCTTTGTTGCATACAACCAGCAAACCCACCCCAAAGAGAAAAAAGTATTTTAGTCGGTGGAAGGTTGATAAAAATTTAGATAATTTAGTTTACTTTAGATAATTCCGGTAAAATCTTTGAAAATGAAAACCGATAAAAAGATAATTTATATTAGAggatttgataaaaaaaaaaaaaatgctctCATTTAAAGCAACTTGCAAACATAAGCATCTGacataattatgttattattgaaaaataatttttattttttaagaaaaattttagttaggttgatttttatttaactCTTCCTCTGGTTAATCCAAACAACTATTGTACATATTCTTTTTTGGGCGGATCTACGTATGGCCCctgtgaaaaaagaaaaaaaaaaatcttaggGGTCTGATTTCAAACacaatttttaacaattttagaCATTTAAAAGTCAAAACTCTAAATTACTCTCCTTTCTCTCTActctaaaaatatgtaaaaaaaactcTACTCATCGCTGCCACTGTCGGTCAGCACAGCCTTCTGCTGCCTCAGATGATCCATCACAGCCTGTCGGTAGTGTCACCGGTGTCAAACGCTGCTACAGCTGGGTGCTCGCACCTCGCTGCTCACGCCTCACAGTTGATAGTCTTCTCTTCTTTACAAAAatcctaaaaatcaaaattttatttaatttttttttaagtattttcactcttaatcttaatctttatgttcaaatctttaatcttaaatttttaatcttgttgttctaatcttgtttcttgattttgttagaatgttgtttattgatttttttagaaTGTTGTTTCATTGACTGCAAATAGAAAAATAGGCTGATGTATGAGCAAATCCCTATCATAATACTAGCTTCATTGCAAATGAAACtccaaaatttacaaaaaaaattgaatttagaatttttgtttagttgggtaattttttttaaaaaacccaTGGATTTGCGAGTTTTAATGGTGTTGGGTCTATGTATATGTCAAAATTTACAAGAAACAACATTCTAAAAAAATTTTGGCTTTGTCTTGGGATTATTGCGCTTCCACTAATCATTTTgccgaaataaaaaatattttgttattcaTTATACAAACGAAACTCTGTTAAAATTTCGTCTATTTATTGATGCCCTAGGAAACTTTAAATCCTAGATCTGCCAATTTATGTCAAAGAGCCGACCAAAAGGCCATGTGGGCTTAGATTCCCAAACTAGAAGCCCAAGACATGGTTTATAGTGTAATAAAGGTATTATTACACCCACTCATCCATTCTCCTACAATCTATTTTTCTAATGTGAAAATGTATTAGATGAAAATATAtagtaaaatgaataaaatgatTGGAGTACATATTTGATGGtattgtaaaattaaataaagcaaAATTGAGAATAAAATTGGGAGCTTTTGCAATTGTGGCATTATGGATCTAACTAAGGTCTCCGCTTGTATTATTCTTGAGAGTTAAAGAGTATTACTAGTTTTTACTGGACCGACTCAATACATTTTCTCTAGCCGATTGGACTATTTTTAGCAACTCGTGCAAAAATTCTTTTTAGGTATTTTTCTATTACTCTTTTTCAATTTACTACActacataaattaatataaaagttTCAACAGAAAAAGATAATATGAAAGCAGATTTATTCTCAAAATTGTAGAATATTATAACACTTTAAAAGtatcataatatataattatattatatgataGCAATACTAAACATCAGCCATGTAAAGTCACCTTTGTTACTCCCATCGAGCCATATGCAATATGTGCCACATAAAGATTTGTTCAATAATTTATAAACTTAAAATCTATATGCTTTTCTTATTATTACCAGTTGCGACTTAAATTAGTAATTTTTCTGTATTATTGATGTTCCTACAATTGTTTAAACACTGATATATAATAAGAGCTAGGAtacatataatattatttgCTACGATTTTAGTTTTATGGATTATAATTAGATTgtttatttaatctttatttttatgtatttgtttgttattaattttattatacatGTAGTATGATTCATTTATCtataaatcaattttattttttaaaaagattatCCATTACTTAAATTAAACTCTTATATATTTCTTTGATTATTGAGTATAGTTTGTGTGCTAAAAAAGATGggattatatattattttatatttttatatatttaaaaaggtGGCATGAAAATGGTTGGATATAATAGTAGTCTAATCTATTCTAACATATGGGTGTTCGATAATTGACTTTTTATtgagtttttagattttttttaactttgacTTGTTGATTGgttgaaaaacaaaaatttaaggtAAATGACTtctctaaataaaaaaatgacttttatgttaaaataaaaaattatttttattcacttttatcattaatttttgACATCTTAACCTACTTTTTCTCTAACAAACGACTAATATTCTCAACATTATTTTAGCTCGGAAAGTTTGTTgctttctttattaatttttgtggtCATAATTGGGAGTATAACGATTGGTGGATTATACTTTTCAGGAAAACTTCCTCTAGTTTGATAGTGatagaatttttaattaaattttagcaAGGTTTGCAATGTAGCTTAAGATGTGGATGGAGTCTTTCCTTTTTGCACTCTGGATAAAGTAATGAGCAATCCtcgcaattattattattattattattattattattattattactttttaaaaCGAATTTCATATCATTGAAGCGACTTTACAAAAAATTGGTGGGGAGTCAGGCATCAAGCTGAGCATCACACCCTTTTGAATATAAAAAGCTAGTCTATGAAAGATATATAACTTAGATTTTCTGCAACTCAAAGAAAAAGATGTAATCCTTAATAACAGGTCAAGTGCGTCAACGCCTAGCTCTCCAAACGTGGAGAAAGCAAATGGAATGAACTTGTAGCCATTCTTCTCGCACTTTGCCATGtatttcttcctctttctttctGCGACATTGGTTAGAGAAGCACCAGGAGCCCATGAGGAGACCCCTACGCAGGCAAAGGGTGAGTATCTAGTTACATCCACACAAGCATCTTTACCATAAAgccaattaaacaaaaaaagatcCGCTGGCCTAAGATCTTTTCCTGCCTCTGACAAAAACCCCAAAGGTACCACCTTGCGAACTGAAACCCCAACTTTGCAACAGATATCCACGAGCATATCCCGAACCATATTATGCCTAAACTTCAAACCGACCTCACTAGAGCAATGAACTACTTGATCCCCCCATCTATCCATCCTAGCGGTGTTGAAGCTTGGACATAAGCTATCTTCGGCAAACAAGGAAATGGTGAGCCGATAACATAGGACAGACCAGAATTGGCGAGGATTCATTTTTTGCCCCAACCTATCAATAGGGATGGTTAGCAGAAAATCCTGTGCATGTGGTTAATGAGTAGAACTAAGAATGGCAACTTGCCTTTGTGTGAGCATGTAGGTGGTCGCAAGGCTATTctcaacaacaataaaaaaagcTCTTGCCAACTTTTTCATCATTTAGGGGGCAGTGGATTCATCATTGAGAGAAAAAGCATAAgagattttataataataataataataataataataataataataataataataattattattattattattattattattattattattattatttggcaaataaaaaaattctttcaTTCACCAGAATAAAACCAATATACAACTCAGAcaagaattttttttccttacttAATTTACATCGGTATGAAACCGAagcccaccttctaggaagggtgtCCTCGGAACTCTTCATTTGAATAAGAGCAAgggatattattattattattattattattattattattataatagatCATAATCCAAAAGTTCAAACAAATACTTGGGCCACAACCACCAATATATGAATCCTTAAAGCATACTATATTGGTGCATTAGATTAAAGTGGAATTTTGAGGAGTACACCATAAATAAGTCTTATAAAATCATTAAGTTGACCGAGTCAACTCTAATTTTATCAAATTAGCGTAGCAATTTGTGTAATGTACAATTTTTTAACCATCTTCATATATAAGCAATATGATATAAAAGTCAGAGATATTATATAGTAGAATTATATAATTTGAcagttatatgtataaattaactttgtaattttgaaaattaatagcaatatattatattgtatattatagtctttaatttactcaatttaattataaataatactagTCAAAAATACTTTAATGGTAAAGATATTGGTCAAAAACCAAATGACATgtcatttttctttagccaataaataagttttatttgacAAAGTCTCATGCGTTGTGACACTCAAAATTTCTAAGCTTTTTCGTATAAAGTATAATTAGTTCCATATACAATGTTTATGTAATATTTCCATTAGAAGTTAATCCTTTTTACTTTATTTCAGAGTAAAGATAGTTTCCTATAAGCAAAAAGGGAAATTGATTACTTATCCACCATTTAAGTCAATTCATTCATAATTCTCAAAAAATTACTATATTAATTATGTGTTTTGTTATTGAAgttcaaattaattataaatagttaCTTGTGTTAGTTATATCTAGAGGTTCCACATTGCATCAAATGAATTTTGTATATAGTCATTTACATTAATAAAAGGAAAgacttttaatgtttttttattggcTAAATTCAGAAAAAGTTTTTTCGGTTGATTAAATGTtttcttaaaatatataattttatattttattggcTAAAATAACTTATGCAAATTATAGAAATAAAATAACACGAGTTAAAAGGACTTAGATGTATTAGagtgttttatttcattatattgATTGTTATAATGTGCCACCTAGAAGTATAATAATAGTTAGATGTGCCACCTAGAAGGCTTATACGTTAGAATAATTGATCCAAATAAGATAAATTCGCTAAAAGTTGACATATTTATCAAATAGTATGATATGATATTATATGATAATACTAATTGTTAAGTCTTGTTCTtcagaaaattttctctaatttaaaATATGGTATTTTTAAAACCTATATCTTTAGttttgataaatatatatactaagcTACGACTATTTTGAATCATTAATCGCAATTAAATTCAATACATTACATTCTATTATAGTATTATATCGataaaatatttgtatttttttatgcattttaatacatttttttgACAATATTATATCTCAatactatttttctttaatatgtgtttttttttcataaatactCTTTTCTATATGTAAACTTTTGTAAacagtaaaataaaaatgatataatattaaaaatttaggaaaattaattcaatattCTTTTGAAAAGTTTAAGCATTCCACATTGATGTGtgacttaattaattttttgaaagcttaagcttaatttaataattattattcgaTTAATTTCCAGTTGTAGTCAATCAAGCAAATCTTTAACATTATCACACCATTCTGTTGAAAgcataatttatgaatttccatAATACATTTTCAAAATccatataattgaaaaaaaaagtctaATATGAAATTAGTGTACAACTACACAATGTTTCCGTCTCACTAATTGTGCTCCGTAAGTCTATAATCAGTGCatattattatagtatatatactaAATTTATACGAGACCATGTTATATAATAGTCTTCCTGAATACAAGGTCATAGTAGACAAAGAAGAAAAGAATATTATCAATATATATGCTCTTCATATTCATATAGATGTtggaaaatgatatataccaatagtatatatatgtgacCACATTGTGAACAAAGTTTTGACGTAATCCatgataaaataattgtaaaaaatGGTGCATCaacccaatatatatataaaagacaCAAAATAAAAGATTTGCACATGACTCCCAAATGTTTTAAGACGGCTCTACTCCTAATACTTAGATCAACATaattgttataatttaaaatatggaCCTCGAAAAttcaaataagaataaaaggaaaTAACCCACATACAAACTCAAAACGTtcactattaaaattaattaatagtaataaaagtTGCTTCTTAAGTTTCTAAAATGacatattttttcattaaaatcaaATCAACCAACAACTACAGCCAACAATTTCAAATAACCGCTATTTGTTAAACAACTACAGCCAATAATTCCAAATAACCGCTATTTGTCAAACAAGTTCATTGTCTACATTCTTACCATTCAAAGGGCGAGTACACGTCATCAtaattaaataagttaaaagtAAAATCCCAAGAGTATTCTCTATCCAACCCTGAAGAAAAAAGTGgattaatcaaagaaaaaaacaacATCTAGTAAACTTTTTCGCCATTCTCTCTTCATTACCTTTCGGTTTCAGTGTTTGTTGAGCAAGTTAGGTTTCCCAAACCTTCCATCttccccttttttctttttctctctcctcttcttCCCTAATCAAAACAATCTCCACAATCCcaatttctaattaattatgttGATATCTAACGATTAGGGTTTTGATCCTGTGATGCTTGATTCGAGTCATATTTGCAGCTATTGTGtccttgttttcattttttattgttggaTATGCATATAGAGGATTTCGAAGTCGACGAGGTGTTGGGAGGTGAATCGGGCGATAAGCAATCTTGTGTCGATGAAAATGGTGGTTTTACGACTAGGGTTTCTGGAAATGATCAAAATTGGGATACAAAAAGGGTAGTAGTTGGAGCTGGTGCTCGTGTTCTTTTTTATCCTACTTTGTTTTACAACGTTGTTCGGAACAAATTTCAATCCGAGTTTCGCTGGTGGGATCGGATTGGTCAGGTATATAATTTACCCCtctattgattttaattttctttcaattttatttgttgcagctttttactgatttttccCGATTGTTAAATTTTGTTCCTTTTATGCTGATAAGTGTCCTTTTGTTAGGAAAGATTTCGTTTTTATGTCAATTTGTTTATGGGGTTTAGTGGGTTGAATTTGTATTACAAATTACATGGACGATGCCTTAATATGATTGGTTGAAACTGGTAAGtgatcttttgattttgttatatCTGATTAATCCGACCCTAATTGACTCACCTGAGGAAAAATTTTCGATACGAGTAGAGAAAAGAAATCTGACTCTGAGTCCGATTATATAGTTCTACTCGAATTCGCCCGATTTGGTctctatatttaattttttagtttcttTAGGAAAATATATTGTAAGATAGTTATAGCCATATTAATGTGCTTATTTTGACGGTTGAATATGCGTTTATCATTAGTGGTGGAGTTATAAAACCCTATCATAGAAAACTTATGTTTTGGTAGCATGTATAAGGATTTACATGTTGATATTgttatgttattattttgaattgtaGATTATGTCATACATATATCAATTTCACAAGTATAAAACAATgttagattaatcaagtaaagcaattttaatacataattaaaggGATTGCAAGTCCAATAACAATGTAAGCTACACCTACCTAACAcataaataaagttttaattGATGAGTATTTAAACATCATATTATGTGTAATCAGATTGACAAGATATTTAAGTAATAAATACACATAGACTTACTTAACCCAAAATATCATACTCAAAAGCCATCCTAACATTCGAACCTCCAACGGTACAAATCTACGTATACTGAGTTATAATATACATCAATATAAACTCAATGGTTATTgttttatgataatattatattattataaattaattacccTTATATTAGTTGTTACTATTACAAAACAAAGGAAAACAATGTCATTGGAGTGTACTAGATTATTATGTTGGATTGTCATTGGAGCGTGTGTTTGTATATTTAGTTGTACTTGATACACTATTTTGTAATgataattatgttttttaataaGTTGAATTCGTCagactattttttatttagtagAATTTGCAAGTAATTTTATTCAAAAGACGTTATTGATATGGATTTACgtaaaaaatgaattttttaaaaagatgtCATAATAGAGGTATGAGAATCAGAGTTTGAGCAGAAGTTAGAGGACATGAAATTCGAGTCCGAGTCGGAGTGGAGGTGAAAACAAAGTCTGATTTTTATTCGAAGCAAAATGAGAGCATTCATAATTGGATCCAAGTCCGATCCATTGCAATCCCTAATCCCATATttgtttttaggcttttttatTGAAGTTTTTAAGCATTGTTTATTGTGTCTATGACTACTGGTAAAATGAATCAAATTATAAGCAATGAACTGTGTTTTTGATTTAATGCGGTTGACTGAACTGTTATGTATGGGTATCAAAGACCATGCATATGAAGTAGAAGAGAAGAAGAGAATGTGTCAATTTCTAACACAATTGCTTCCAGTTTGTGTTGTTAGGTGCTGTTCCATTCCCAAGTGACGTTTTACGGTTGAAAGAGCTCGGTGTTCATGGAGTGGTTACTTTGAATGAGCCTTATGAGACTTTAGTCCCCACATCCCTTTACCATGTGAGTATATGCATTTTTGTTTGTGGCATGGTGTTGTAGTGGCAAGAATGTTTTGAATCTAGATTTGCATTCTTTTGGTCTCCATGGAAGCATTTTATCAAGGGCTATTTTGTAAAATGCATAACTTTGGTTTTACTGGTTATTTACCTACATTATTAGATGAATATTTTTCCATCTATTATCTACATGATAACATGTACCTTTCCGCATGTATTTGCACCCCATCTGTCATTTTGTTATGTTTTCATTTGACTGGCTGTAAAAAGTGTAAATcgaattattgttattgttctgcTTTATAGTCCATGTTGGTACTTTACTCCTTTCCAGTCTCCTTTCATAACGTTTTATGTTCCTTTACAACTAACAACAATTTTTATAAGGAAATTTTGCAAACATATATTTATTCCCCCTTGGTAATGTATCACTATGTACTCTTTTCTCAATGTTGCTTACTTTCCTTCAACCTTTCACTTTCTGCTTTCTAATCAAATAGAATGAAATTGATTGTGCGATTTTCCACGGCACCAATTTTTACTGTGATATGTATCTAGATTCTTGAGAGTTTCTTGATTATacagaaaatatataatattgccTTATATGGAAATCGATTTAGATTAGAATTGTTCATTTGGTGTCTTGGCTGCATCGAGTTGGATGCTCCACTCGATGTTTGGTTTTTGCACTGCGATCatggttttattttattttttccagtTTTATCTTGCGTAATTCAATAATGCATATAAACTTGTCTCATTTTCTCATTAAACTCTTAGGCTTGTCGTGCGTTACTATTAACAATGTTGTATTGTTCGTGCTCTACGCTCCTAGGCTCATGGTATTTATCACCTTGTGCTTCCTACTAGAGACTATCTCTTTGCCCCTTCAATGAATGATATAAGCCAAGCTGTGGACTTCATTCATAGTGAGTTCTTTTTCCTTTGATTTCATTATTCGGATTCAATATTTTTTAGGAGTCATATTTGTTTCAATCTTGTAAATTTTTGAAATACTTTTTTTGAACTTTATTTAAGGCATTATAAATTGAACTTCATGATTTAAGGCACCGTTGTGTTGAACTTAATCACTTAAGGCATTGTGTATTGAACTTCATGTATTCTAATAAGCATAATGACCTTTGTTGATTTGGGTCTCCAACGAAACATCATCATCATGCGTAGTATATCCCTCTCCTAGAAAAGCTATGAATAGGGTTTGGGAAGGGTTGGATGACAACAAGAGATAAGACCCTCGTTCGAGAATGAGccgcaaatttttttttttttgtggtggAAAAGTTTTTTAGATGTAGCCACTACTTGTGACTTCATATATCTAGTTTCTGAAAGATCTCTCTTTACTAGTGATTATGAATTGTATTAAAACATCTGCTTGCTGTTTTTCTAGGAAATGCGTGTCGCGGGTGGACAACATATGTACACTGTAAAGCTGGTCGGGGTCGTAGCACCACAATCGTTGTTTGTTATCTGGTCTGTACTTTGCTCTACTTAGTGGCTTAGTGCTTTAGttgatgaagaatgactaaTGTGTTCGCCgttgttttttattttggctttttACTTTGCAGGTGCAGCACAAGCAAATGACCCCGG harbors:
- the LOC130800713 gene encoding phosphatidylglycerophosphate phosphatase PTPMT2-like — its product is MHIEDFEVDEVLGGESGDKQSCVDENGGFTTRVSGNDQNWDTKRVVVGAGARVLFYPTLFYNVVRNKFQSEFRWWDRIGQFVLLGAVPFPSDVLRLKELGVHGVVTLNEPYETLVPTSLYHAHGIYHLVLPTRDYLFAPSMNDISQAVDFIHRNACRGWTTYVHCKAGRGRSTTIVVCYLVQHKQMTPEDAYSYVRSIRPRVLLAQSQWQAVKDYYHYKVKGCGSNPRNDLIIRSSAFPSVGNLIEFDDCSVVVVTKSDLDGYDSSQSSVKDGQILADLSVIYKVRVAGQAAFARLSCLWLRCHTQQKITEEQLLRKGSCTIRADQISSNLTVDIHVY